A genomic segment from Treponema sp. Marseille-Q3903 encodes:
- a CDS encoding UvrB/UvrC motif-containing protein → MKCCRGCCSTYEDIRKSQNIGCAECYYTFAEEFRESLKKYGVTERYKGSLPKRLKGYNSTLVDKMTLQIKLEEALQAEEYEKAALYRDYLKVLNDGK, encoded by the coding sequence ATGAAGTGTTGTCGTGGTTGTTGTTCAACGTATGAAGATATCAGAAAATCTCAAAATATAGGTTGTGCGGAATGTTATTACACATTTGCCGAAGAATTTCGCGAGTCGTTAAAAAAATACGGAGTCACAGAGCGGTACAAAGGTTCTTTGCCGAAGCGTCTCAAAGGGTATAATTCAACTCTTGTAGACAAAATGACACTTCAGATTAAACTTGAAGAAGCTTTACAAGCCGAAGAGTATGAAAAAGCGGCATTGTACAGAGATTATCTTAAGGTGTTGAATGATGGAAAATGA
- a CDS encoding ATP-dependent Clp protease ATP-binding subunit, with protein MKNLTPRAKRVLFILAQDEARKIGSTQLLPEHVLLAILKSKEGVACAAIERLGLSLEKLQKSHEDFFKDEIASPNLDNIPKSRRYQFMLDIADIESASLHNNYIGTEHLMLACVRDESSVAAKFFAEADFNIVDIRFTVMGIQNENVSSIKQKNTEDIINSVFKSILNDDAGGGLFGVFDEQKASKKEQQKDKSNNSQKNKSFLDEYSRDLTRMAFENKSDPVVGRDKEIRRVIQILSRRTKNNPVLTGEPGVGKTAIVEGLAHHIALGEVPEGLLKKRILSLDLAAIVAGTKYRGEFEERMKKMMKEIQESKNIILFIDELHTIIGAGGPEGTMDASNIMKPALSRGEVQIIGATTTKEYTKHIEKDQALERRFQVVKIEEPDDKEAEKILEGIKGKYELYHKVVYEEGVVSSIVKLSRRYIPEKVLPDKAIDILDEAGAAKKIQEEVSPTELKELETNINQLIEEKKSLVQNQDYESAALVRDKVIDLKRRLNKYSDMWKENGNAKKKVVSVCDVERIISEMTGIPLEQLTSSESERVIHMENELHNTVIGQDNAVSVISGAIRRARAGISSPKHPVGSFIFLGPTGVGKTQLAKALAKYLFGSEDSLIRIDMSDYMEKHTASRLVGAPPGYVGYEEGGVLTEKVRRYPYSVVLLDEIEKAHSDIFNLLLQLLEEGELSDNLGHTVNFRNTVIIMTSNAGARQITNEGRVGFGIADGVIPYEDIKAGAMSELKKLLNPELLNRIDDVIVFDALSKKEVSKILEIQLEELGERLKEKGLKIKIKQKAKEYLVENGYNPAMGARPMKRLLRKEIEDPLSIELLANTGKDFDTVLIEYTGERIKVRLEKNEEKVKVSLHQSVLQKK; from the coding sequence ATGAAAAATCTGACTCCTAGAGCGAAAAGAGTTCTTTTTATCCTTGCACAAGATGAAGCAAGAAAAATCGGAAGCACACAGCTTTTACCGGAACACGTTCTTCTAGCAATTTTAAAATCAAAAGAAGGTGTCGCATGTGCCGCAATAGAAAGGCTTGGACTTAGTCTTGAAAAACTCCAAAAATCGCATGAAGATTTTTTTAAAGATGAAATCGCTTCCCCAAATTTAGACAATATTCCAAAAAGCAGGCGATATCAGTTTATGCTCGACATTGCCGATATCGAATCTGCTTCTCTTCACAACAATTACATCGGGACAGAGCATCTTATGCTCGCTTGCGTCCGTGATGAAAGCAGTGTCGCCGCAAAATTTTTTGCTGAGGCAGATTTCAACATCGTCGATATCAGATTTACAGTTATGGGAATCCAAAATGAAAATGTTTCGTCGATTAAGCAAAAAAACACCGAAGATATAATAAATTCTGTTTTTAAAAGCATATTGAACGATGATGCCGGCGGCGGGCTTTTTGGCGTATTCGATGAACAGAAAGCTTCAAAAAAAGAACAGCAAAAAGATAAATCTAACAATTCTCAAAAAAATAAGTCATTTTTAGATGAATACAGCCGTGACCTTACTCGAATGGCTTTTGAAAATAAATCAGATCCTGTAGTTGGGCGCGACAAAGAGATTCGCCGTGTGATTCAAATTCTTTCACGCCGCACAAAAAACAATCCTGTTTTGACAGGTGAACCGGGCGTAGGAAAAACTGCAATAGTCGAAGGGCTTGCTCATCACATAGCTTTAGGTGAAGTTCCAGAAGGGCTTCTCAAAAAACGCATTTTGTCGCTAGACCTTGCAGCTATTGTCGCCGGTACAAAATATCGCGGTGAATTTGAAGAGCGAATGAAGAAAATGATGAAGGAAATTCAAGAAAGTAAAAATATCATACTTTTTATCGATGAACTTCACACAATAATCGGTGCCGGTGGCCCTGAAGGCACTATGGATGCCTCGAACATAATGAAGCCTGCGCTTTCGCGAGGAGAGGTTCAGATTATCGGGGCGACAACTACAAAAGAATATACAAAGCACATAGAAAAAGATCAGGCGCTTGAAAGGCGTTTTCAGGTTGTAAAGATAGAAGAACCTGATGATAAAGAGGCCGAAAAAATCCTTGAAGGTATAAAGGGGAAATACGAATTGTATCATAAAGTCGTTTATGAAGAAGGAGTTGTCTCTTCAATTGTAAAACTCAGCCGTCGCTATATTCCAGAAAAAGTTTTGCCTGATAAAGCTATAGATATTTTAGACGAGGCAGGAGCTGCAAAAAAAATACAAGAAGAAGTTAGTCCAACAGAACTAAAAGAGCTCGAAACAAACATCAACCAACTCATAGAAGAAAAAAAATCACTTGTTCAAAATCAGGATTATGAAAGCGCCGCACTTGTTCGCGACAAAGTGATTGACCTAAAGCGGAGATTGAACAAGTACAGCGACATGTGGAAAGAAAACGGGAATGCAAAGAAAAAAGTTGTCAGCGTATGCGATGTTGAACGCATAATCAGTGAGATGACAGGAATCCCTCTTGAACAGCTGACTTCTTCCGAATCCGAGAGAGTCATCCACATGGAAAACGAGCTTCACAACACGGTGATAGGTCAGGACAACGCTGTCAGCGTCATCTCGGGAGCAATCCGCCGCGCACGCGCAGGTATTTCGTCTCCAAAACATCCTGTAGGTTCGTTTATATTTTTAGGTCCTACCGGCGTCGGTAAAACTCAGCTTGCAAAGGCACTCGCAAAATATCTGTTCGGCAGCGAAGATTCTTTAATCAGAATAGATATGTCAGATTACATGGAAAAACACACAGCGAGCCGACTTGTCGGTGCCCCTCCAGGATACGTCGGCTATGAAGAAGGCGGCGTTCTCACAGAAAAAGTTCGCCGTTATCCATATTCTGTTGTTTTGCTTGATGAAATTGAAAAGGCACATTCTGATATTTTTAATTTGCTGTTGCAGCTTCTTGAAGAAGGTGAACTCAGCGACAACCTTGGGCACACCGTAAATTTCAGAAATACAGTAATAATTATGACGAGCAACGCCGGTGCACGTCAGATTACAAACGAAGGACGAGTCGGTTTTGGCATTGCTGATGGCGTTATTCCGTACGAAGATATAAAGGCGGGAGCGATGAGCGAGCTGAAAAAATTGTTGAACCCTGAACTTTTGAACAGAATCGATGATGTGATTGTGTTCGACGCTCTTTCAAAAAAAGAAGTCTCAAAGATTCTAGAAATTCAACTTGAAGAGCTTGGCGAAAGACTCAAAGAAAAAGGTCTTAAAATCAAAATAAAACAAAAGGCAAAAGAATATCTTGTTGAAAACGGTTATAATCCTGCAATGGGAGCTCGCCCGATGAAACGACTTTTGCGCAAAGAGATAGAAGACCCTCTCTCAATTGAGTTGCTTGCAAATACAGGTAAAGATTTTGATACAGTTTTGATTGAATACACAGGAGAACGCATAAAAGTCAGGCTTGAAAAAAACGAAGAAAAAGTAAAAGTTTCGCTTCATCAAAGTGTGTTACAAAAAAAATAA
- a CDS encoding ABC transporter substrate-binding protein — translation MKKIATLLIMSIFVLSVFAQKSEKNQSVRVGLLNGPSCIPVVFMMKDDGNSRVYRQFADPKALLPRIIKNEIDIGFMPVNVAVKVYNSSNKSIMCAAITGNGNISLITKDKELTRFFDLKGKKVYVAGQGATPEYMFRYLLSQNGVEDCELDFSIPTAQLAAHLISGKIEYAVVPEPFATIAELKSKDIKKALNFQSEYQAFSKDGRNYPLTVMVVRSEFAKENPDLLNSFLKDYQESLSKTLKNPRMAGELVEKYQLGLTAAVVAKSVSVSEYTYIPANNAKDKIEELLKIFAAFTPDSTGINLPEDDFYYEGKNN, via the coding sequence ATGAAAAAAATTGCGACTTTGTTAATTATGTCAATTTTTGTGTTGTCTGTTTTTGCACAGAAGTCGGAGAAAAACCAATCTGTTAGGGTTGGATTACTGAACGGTCCGAGTTGTATCCCCGTTGTCTTTATGATGAAAGATGATGGAAATTCTCGCGTATATCGGCAGTTTGCAGACCCAAAAGCGCTTCTTCCGAGAATTATAAAAAATGAAATTGATATCGGTTTTATGCCGGTGAATGTCGCAGTGAAAGTTTATAATTCATCGAATAAGTCAATAATGTGCGCCGCAATAACAGGAAACGGCAATATTTCTTTAATTACAAAAGATAAAGAGCTCACTCGTTTTTTTGATTTGAAAGGCAAAAAAGTTTATGTTGCAGGACAAGGGGCAACTCCTGAATACATGTTCCGTTATCTTCTCTCGCAAAATGGAGTTGAAGATTGTGAACTTGATTTTTCTATTCCTACGGCACAGTTGGCGGCGCATCTGATAAGCGGAAAAATTGAATATGCAGTTGTCCCAGAACCTTTTGCGACAATCGCAGAATTAAAATCTAAAGATATAAAAAAAGCACTGAACTTCCAAAGCGAATATCAGGCGTTTTCAAAAGATGGTAGAAATTATCCTCTTACTGTTATGGTAGTCAGAAGCGAGTTTGCAAAAGAAAATCCTGATTTATTAAATTCGTTTTTAAAAGACTACCAAGAATCTCTTTCCAAAACATTAAAAAATCCAAGAATGGCAGGAGAGCTCGTTGAAAAGTATCAGCTTGGATTGACTGCAGCAGTTGTCGCAAAATCAGTTTCCGTTTCCGAATATACTTACATCCCTGCAAACAATGCAAAAGATAAAATTGAAGAGCTTTTGAAAATCTTTGCCGCTTTCACACCGGATTCTACAGGCATAAATCTTCCTGAAGATGATTTTTATTATGAGGGAAAAAATAATTAA
- a CDS encoding ABC transporter permease, whose protein sequence is MREKIIKKFSRYLISLIVIMIIWQIASGVIGAPLILPNPARVFKTIVDSVFKLEFWKNFCFTSFRVVVSFFICMIAGFFLGFLCSSSKALKDLFELPISVIRSTPVVAFILIAFFWFRSDTVPIFVSVLMTLPVMVSAVQQGFSQNEKNEKLIFMAKSYNLSFRQTFRYIKLPCAMPFIASGAESTFGLCWKVVAAGEVLCTPKYGAGTMMAHSQIVLQTDEVIAVTIVLVAVSFVIQQIFKVINERCFRK, encoded by the coding sequence ATGAGGGAAAAAATAATTAAAAAATTCTCAAGATATCTAATTTCTCTTATCGTCATAATGATTATCTGGCAAATCGCATCAGGCGTTATTGGTGCGCCGCTTATTTTGCCGAATCCTGCTCGAGTTTTTAAAACCATTGTCGATTCTGTTTTCAAACTTGAGTTTTGGAAAAACTTCTGCTTTACATCTTTCAGAGTTGTTGTCTCGTTTTTTATCTGTATGATTGCAGGCTTTTTTCTTGGGTTTTTGTGTTCATCTTCAAAAGCCTTAAAAGATTTGTTTGAGCTTCCGATATCTGTCATACGTTCAACTCCTGTCGTCGCTTTTATCTTGATTGCATTTTTTTGGTTTCGTTCCGACACAGTCCCAATCTTTGTATCTGTTTTGATGACTCTTCCTGTTATGGTCAGCGCCGTTCAACAAGGATTTTCGCAAAATGAAAAAAATGAAAAGCTGATTTTCATGGCTAAGTCGTACAACTTGAGTTTTAGGCAGACTTTCAGATATATAAAACTTCCGTGTGCGATGCCGTTTATCGCAAGTGGAGCCGAGAGCACGTTCGGTTTGTGCTGGAAAGTTGTTGCGGCAGGAGAAGTTTTGTGTACTCCAAAATACGGTGCCGGTACAATGATGGCACACTCTCAGATTGTTCTTCAAACAGACGAAGTTATAGCAGTTACTATTGTGCTTGTTGCGGTGAGTTTTGTGATTCAGCAGATTTTTAAGGTTATAAATGAAAGGTGTTTTAGAAAATAA
- a CDS encoding ATP-binding cassette domain-containing protein — MKGVLENNSIVENNFDGIEISSLSVEFDGRSLFSDFNLRVKKGECIGLFAPTGRGKTTLLNKISEKYAGAGSKISYAFQDNRLILELSAYQNVKIPLENIYTEDKAEKIANYFINQLDLQSVSNTKCKKLSGGEKQRVNLARAFAYDGDIFLLDEPFSAQDEKHRETIFGLIKNLIPSGKSVIIVSHNKNDLDLLCERIVKL, encoded by the coding sequence ATGAAAGGTGTTTTAGAAAATAATTCCATTGTTGAAAATAATTTTGACGGCATTGAAATCTCATCTCTCAGCGTTGAATTTGATGGACGCTCTCTATTTTCTGATTTTAATTTAAGAGTAAAAAAAGGGGAGTGTATCGGTCTTTTTGCACCGACTGGGAGAGGAAAAACGACTCTGCTCAATAAAATCTCAGAAAAATATGCCGGTGCGGGCTCAAAAATCTCTTACGCATTCCAAGACAACCGTTTGATTTTGGAATTATCTGCGTACCAAAATGTAAAAATTCCGCTCGAAAATATTTATACGGAAGATAAAGCAGAAAAAATCGCAAATTATTTTATAAATCAGTTAGATTTGCAATCTGTCTCAAATACTAAATGCAAAAAACTAAGCGGCGGAGAGAAGCAGCGTGTGAATCTTGCAAGAGCTTTTGCGTATGACGGAGATATTTTTTTGCTCGATGAACCATTTTCCGCACAAGATGAAAAACACAGAGAAACAATTTTCGGATTGATAAAAAATCTTATTCCGTCAGGCAAATCTGTCATCATTGTAAGCCACAATAAAAACGATTTGGATTTATTGTGCGAAAGAATCGTAAAATTGTGA
- a CDS encoding DUF3276 family protein, which translates to MGARGELFTTQVYLDNRSYFFNVKENRTGDVFLQIVESKNRDGVEADRHQIAIFADDMQQFLQGMEKSLDFVEKDRKERAKNRREKREAKDAKYGAGKKMYRVKSSKGEKSEKIDDGIKRTGKVIHIVSKKEISE; encoded by the coding sequence ATGGGAGCGCGCGGCGAACTTTTCACAACACAGGTTTATCTTGACAATCGTTCATATTTTTTCAATGTAAAAGAAAACAGAACAGGAGACGTATTCCTTCAGATTGTAGAAAGCAAAAATCGGGACGGAGTTGAAGCTGACCGCCATCAGATTGCAATTTTTGCCGATGATATGCAGCAGTTTTTGCAGGGGATGGAAAAATCTCTCGACTTTGTAGAAAAAGACCGAAAAGAACGCGCAAAAAACAGGCGTGAAAAACGTGAAGCTAAAGATGCAAAATACGGTGCCGGCAAAAAAATGTACCGTGTAAAATCTTCTAAAGGAGAAAAATCCGAAAAAATTGACGACGGAATTAAACGCACAGGAAAAGTGATTCACATCGTTTCTAAAAAAGAAATCAGCGAGTAA